GTCATCAACCCGGCGAACGTTCGCAGTGCGGAGGTCTTCAAATTGGCCGAGTCACTGCGCAACGAGTACGTGATCCAGGTGGAAGGCCAAGTCACGCTTCGGCCTGAGGGCATGGCCAACCCTAAAATGCCGACCGGCGCGATCGAGGTGATGGTCTCGCAGTTGACGCTGCTCAATCCGGCTAAAACACCGCCTTTCGTCATTGATGATGACGGACGCGACGTGGATGAGAACCTGCGCCTGAAGTATCGCTACTTGGACTTGCGGCGCGAACGCATGGCGCGCAATCTGTCCATCCGGCATACCTTCGTCAAATTCATCCGCGATTATCTGGATGCACGCGGCTTCCTCGAGGTCGAGACGCCGATTCTATTCAAGACCACGCCGGAGGGCGCGCGCGACTACCTGGTGCCCAGCCGTGTGCACCCCGGCTGCTTCTACGCGCTGCCGCAAAGCCCACAGCAGTTGAAACAACTGCTCATGGTGGCCGGCGTCGAGCGCTACTTCCAGATCGCGCGCTGCTTTCGCGACGAAGACCAACGCGCCGACCGGCAACCCGAGTTCACCCAGCTCGACCTGGAGATGAGCTTTGTGGATCGCGAGGACGTGCTCAACCTAATCGAAGGGCTGCTGACCGAATTCACCGAGCACTACGCGCATTTACACGGTAAGCGCCTGATGTTCAAACCATTCTTGCGCCTGCCCTACGAGGAAGTGATGGAGCGCTTCGGCCGCGACAAGCCCGATCTGCGCTTTGGCATGGAGCTGTTCGACGCGACCGACGTCACACGCGGCTCGGAGTTTTTGCCGTTCCGGGCAGCCCACGTGAAAGGGATTTGCGCGCCGGGCTGCGCCAGCTACACGCGCAAGCAAACCGACGAGTTGACCGAGTTCGCCAAGAAGAACGGCGCGAAAGGACTGGTCGTGCTATGGCATGATCCGGACGGCATCCGCAACAGCGGCGCCGGCGCTAAGCTTAGCCAAGCCGAGAAGGATGCCATCGTCGCCAAAGCCGGCTCGCAGCCGGGCGACCTGATCCTACTCGTCGCCGACGACAACCGCAAGGCAGCCAACGAAGCACTGGGGGAACTGCGCCACGAACTGGGCACGCGGCTCAAACTGGCCGACGAGAACGCGATGGCCTACCTGTGGGTGGTGGACTTCCCGCTGTTCGAGTGGAACGAAGAGGAGAAGCGCTGGGATCCCTCCCACCACATGTTCACCGCACCGAAGGACGAGCACCTGTCTATGCTTGCATCAGATCCGGGTAGCGTGCGCAGCAAACAGTATGACCTAGTGTGCAATGGCTACGAGGTGGGCGGTGGCAGCATCCGAATCCATCGCCGCGAGGTGCAGGAGACGGTCATGCGACTGATCGGCCTGGAGATGGAAGACGCGCGGCGTAAATTCGGACACCTGCTAGAGGCGTTCGAGTATGGCGCCCCACCCCACGGCGGCATCGCGCCGGGCATTGACCGGCTGACGATGCTGTATTGCAGCGAGCCGAACATCCGCGAGGTGATGGCCTTCCCCAAGAACCAGCAGGCGATGGACGTGATGGCCGGCGCGCCGTCACCGGTTTATGAGCAGCAATTGAAGGAGCTGCACATCCGCCTAGCACTCCAGTAAAGCACGAGATACGCAAGTAACGAAAAGGGCAGCCGATGCGGCTGCCCTTTTGCTTTGCGCCGAACGTTCTGCTAAAGCTTCTTCTCCGAGCTATGCCCGGGGAAGGCTTTCGCGCCGGGATGTAGATACTGATACGCGAAGTTGACCGCGCGCGTCGCTTGGGCGAAGCCTTCGACGATCAGGTTGAGTGGCTCTTCGCCGGGCAACGCGGCGATGTCACCGGCAGCATACACGCCGGGGATGTTAGTCTCCTGCTTGGTGTTGACGCGAATGTAGCGCGTGCCCTCCATCTCCAGGCCCCAATTCTTGATCGGGCCGAGGTCAACGCTGTAACCGAGCGTCAGGATGACGGCGTCCACCGGCAGCTTCGTCTCTTCCTTGGTCCGGTTGTCGAAGATGATGGCGTATTCGACCTTGCCATTGCCGCCCACCGTCTTGAGCTCGTAGAACAGTTTGACGTCCACCGGTGAATTCAACAGCTCGGTCACCGATGCGCCGTGGGCACGGAATTGGTCTCGCCGGTGAATCAGCGTGACTTGCTTGGCGTAGTCCTTGAGGTTGAGCGCCCAATCCACTGCCGAGTCGCCGCCGCCGACGATCAGGATGCGCTTACCGCGAAAACTGGCCTTCTCCTTCACGGTGTAATACAAGCCGTGGCCCTCGTACGGCACGAGTTCGGGATTGGGCAACTTCTTGGGTTGAAAGGCGCCCACGCCGCCACAGATCACGACCGCGCGGGTGTAGTGCTCGCCCTTGTTCGTGACGAGCTTGAACGTGCCATCCGGCTGCTTCTCCAACTGCTCCACGCGCTCACCCAACACGATGGTCGGCTCGAACATCTTCGCCTGCTCGACGAGGTGCTTGACCAAGTCCATAGCCAGGATCTTGGGATAACCAGGGGTATCGTAGATGAACTTCTCCGGGTATAGCGCCGTCAACTGCCCACCGAGGTCATCGAGGGCGTCAATCACTTTCACTTTCATCTCGCGCAGCCCGGCGTAGAAGGCGCCGAACAAGCCCGACGGGCCGGCACCGATGATCGTCACGTCATACAGGTCACGCGCACCATTGCTGCCGTTTGTGCTCACTGTCATGGTATCGCTCTCCTTAACCAACCGGGCCGATTGTAGCATCGGCGCAAATGTTGCTCGTAGCATTCGCTGCGATAATGAGGGGTGTTCGAGCCTGCCGGGCGATCGCGTCCCGCCATGCGGGATGAGGAAAGTCCGGACTCCATAGGGCGCGGTGCTGGCTAACGGCCAGGCGGGGTGACCCGACGGAAAGTGCAACAGAAAACACACCGCCCTCCAGGGCAAGGGTGAAATGGTGCGGTAAGAGCGCACCGGCGTCGCAGTGATGCGACGGCCTGGCAAACCCCACCGGGAGCAACGCCAAGACGCGCAGATGAGGCGGCCCGCTGATGCGCAGGTAGGCGGCTTGAGGCGCGCAGTAATGCGCGTCCCAGAGAGATGATCGCCTCGGGCCTTCGGGCCCAGACAGAATCCGGCTTATAGGCAGGCTCGAGCACCTGACGGACACATGAGCGCGAACAACGCACGCAACCCCGGCATTCCGCTCGACTTAGATTGGGTTGAGTCGGCGCGGGTGAACCGCTCCGCCGTGGAGCGGCGCGCAACCACGCTGCCGGCGCGCCGCACGGTCAAGCAGGCCTGGCAAGCTGCCTGGCTGCTGCGCGCCATTACGCTGATGGATCTCACTACATTGCAGGGCGATGACACGCCCGGCAACGTGCAGCGCTTGTGCGCCAAGGCGCGCCAGCCGGTGCGCAGCGACTTGCTCGAAGCGCTGGGCGTAGCCCAATTGCCGATCAAAGTCGCCGCCGTGTGTGTTTATCACGAGATGGTGCCCACCGCCGTGAAGGCGCTCGCGCGCTCCGGCATTCCGGTGGCAGCCGTCTCCACCGGCTTCCCCGCCGGCATGAACCCCTTCGACCTGCGCGTGAAAGAGATCGAATACTCGATCGAGATGGGCGCGCAGGAGATTGACATCGTGATCTCCAGACGACACGCGCTCACCGGTAACTGGCGCGCGCTCTACGAGGAGGTTAAAGCCTTTCGCGAGGCATGCGGCGACGCCCACATGAAGACCATCCTGGAGACCGGCGAACTGGCGACGTTGCGCCAGATATATCAGGCCAGTCTCGTGTGCATGATGGCCGGTGCGGATTTCATCAAGACCTCGACCGGTAAAGCGACCGTGAACGCGACAATGCCCGTCGGCCTGGTCATGTGCCGCGCGATTCGCGACTACGGGAACCGCACCGGTTACAAAGTGGGGTTCAAACCGGCCGGCGGCATTCGCACGGCCAAGCAGTCACTCGACTGGATGATTCTCATGAAAGAAGAGCTAGGCGACGAATGGTTGCAGCCGAATCTCTTCCGCTTTGGCGCCAGCGCGCTGCTCGCCGATATCGAACGACAGCTCGAACATCATATCACCGGCGCATACTCGGCGTCGTTCAGACATCCGATGGCTTGAGGCCCATGCCTCCCACTCTGCAAGAAAAGCAAGACGCAAAACGTAAGCCGCAAAACACAATCACGATTTACGAGACCGCAACTTCCGCTACGCAATCTGCGACATGAAGCTTATCAACCTGAACGGCGCGTGGCCGATCCTGATCTTCGCCATCCTGTTTCTGATTCTGCCGTTCTCCACCTTGCCGGGGTTATTCGACGCGGTCTTCGTCGTGCTGATGGGAATCGCGCTGGCGATCGCAGCGCTGATCGTTGCGGCGCTGGCAACAAGCCGGCGCAACCGAGATCGAGCATGAAACGAGCAGGGACGTGAGAATCTCACGCCCCTGCAGAAAGCATACGTGGCCGAGGGCGACTCACCACTCGATGTAGAGCGGCTTCACCGTCAGTTGCAGTGTGGACGCAGATGAGACTGACGCGCCGAGCGCATCGGTGATTGCCGCGGGCGACCGCGGCAGGGTGATGTTCTTGTTGCTGCCGTCCAGTGACCAGATCACCCACACCGATCGGCCGTTGACATCGAACTTATAACCCTTGACGCCGCTCGCGCCCACATCCGCGGTGGTCACCTCACCTGTGTAGTCCGCGCCGCCCAGCTTGTCGCGCGCGACTTTGAAGGCGGTGTAAGTCGGGTCGTAGAGTCCGCTGAGAAACCAACCCTCGAAGCTATACCAGACGTTTGCGTCGAGCCCCTCTGCGATGGCAGCGGAGTAAGCCTGTGCAACATAGAAGGCTTTGGTGTTCTCGAAATTAGATGGAGCCACGTTGCACTCGTAGCACAGCAAGCCCACCTCTGTGTTCATCAGCATCTTTCCGGTCACACCGTATTGATTGAGCAGGCTCCGGATGTAGCGGGTCTTTGGAATCAGCACCGGCCCGGTTGTGTTCGACGTGCTAAACCAGTTGCCATTCAAGTATCTCCCCAGCACGTTGCCGCTGCCAAAGAAGTCGTACGCGTGAAAGCTAATGACGTCGAAGTAGGGCGCACCACCGCCGCGCAAAACACCCTCCAGATATCGGCCTCGCCGGCAATCATCGCCCGCTGGCGGTTGGTTGGGGTTGCAATCCATGAGCAGCCCCCCTAGGACGACTTTCGCGCTCGGATCTACATCTTTGATCTGCGGCGTCACTGCTTTCAAGATGTTGGCATATTCGCCGCCGCCATAGTATTGATCGTTCTGATTACCCCAGCAGCCATAGGGCTGAATGACCGGTGTCGGCGATCCGAAAAGCGGCCTGCCCAGATCGGGTTCGTTCCAGATCTCCCAGTATTTGACGTTGTAGGGCGGCTTGCTGTAGCGCGCCACGGCGTCGCGCACGAACGCAGCGAAAGCACCAATCTTGTCAGAACGAATCGGGCTGCAGACGTAGTTGTTGACCTGCGCCGCCCAGTTCGGCGTACCGTGAATGATGAGGATGAACTTTAAGTTTCGATTGGCAGCCTGGATCATGTCGGCCTCGACGCCGGCAGCAGCCGACCAATTGCGCGCACCCTCGGTCGGTTCGACGTCCTTCCAGATCAGGCCATTGCGGCGGATCCACGTCGTACCGGTGTTCGCAATGGCATCCGCGCTGTTGCTCAGGTTATCCGTCTCGATGCCGAACACCGTGCTCAGCGGCCATTTACTGACCATCGTCGGGACGTAGGCGCGCGGGGTCGGCGCGGTAGCGCTGTCTGAACTCGCCGGCGCGGCCGTCTTCGCTGCCGGCGGGGTCTCGTCCGAAGCAAACGCAGGTCCGCTCACCGTTGTGT
The window above is part of the Candidatus Roseilinea sp. genome. Proteins encoded here:
- the aspS gene encoding aspartate--tRNA(Asp/Asn) ligase → MFKTHTCGELRQEHVGQTVKLAGWVHRRRDHGGVIFIDLRDRFGLTQIVINPANVRSAEVFKLAESLRNEYVIQVEGQVTLRPEGMANPKMPTGAIEVMVSQLTLLNPAKTPPFVIDDDGRDVDENLRLKYRYLDLRRERMARNLSIRHTFVKFIRDYLDARGFLEVETPILFKTTPEGARDYLVPSRVHPGCFYALPQSPQQLKQLLMVAGVERYFQIARCFRDEDQRADRQPEFTQLDLEMSFVDREDVLNLIEGLLTEFTEHYAHLHGKRLMFKPFLRLPYEEVMERFGRDKPDLRFGMELFDATDVTRGSEFLPFRAAHVKGICAPGCASYTRKQTDELTEFAKKNGAKGLVVLWHDPDGIRNSGAGAKLSQAEKDAIVAKAGSQPGDLILLVADDNRKAANEALGELRHELGTRLKLADENAMAYLWVVDFPLFEWNEEEKRWDPSHHMFTAPKDEHLSMLASDPGSVRSKQYDLVCNGYEVGGGSIRIHRREVQETVMRLIGLEMEDARRKFGHLLEAFEYGAPPHGGIAPGIDRLTMLYCSEPNIREVMAFPKNQQAMDVMAGAPSPVYEQQLKELHIRLALQ
- a CDS encoding ferredoxin--NADP reductase yields the protein MTVSTNGSNGARDLYDVTIIGAGPSGLFGAFYAGLREMKVKVIDALDDLGGQLTALYPEKFIYDTPGYPKILAMDLVKHLVEQAKMFEPTIVLGERVEQLEKQPDGTFKLVTNKGEHYTRAVVICGGVGAFQPKKLPNPELVPYEGHGLYYTVKEKASFRGKRILIVGGGDSAVDWALNLKDYAKQVTLIHRRDQFRAHGASVTELLNSPVDVKLFYELKTVGGNGKVEYAIIFDNRTKEETKLPVDAVILTLGYSVDLGPIKNWGLEMEGTRYIRVNTKQETNIPGVYAAGDIAALPGEEPLNLIVEGFAQATRAVNFAYQYLHPGAKAFPGHSSEKKL
- a CDS encoding deoxyribose-phosphate aldolase, with amino-acid sequence MSANNARNPGIPLDLDWVESARVNRSAVERRATTLPARRTVKQAWQAAWLLRAITLMDLTTLQGDDTPGNVQRLCAKARQPVRSDLLEALGVAQLPIKVAAVCVYHEMVPTAVKALARSGIPVAAVSTGFPAGMNPFDLRVKEIEYSIEMGAQEIDIVISRRHALTGNWRALYEEVKAFREACGDAHMKTILETGELATLRQIYQASLVCMMAGADFIKTSTGKATVNATMPVGLVMCRAIRDYGNRTGYKVGFKPAGGIRTAKQSLDWMILMKEELGDEWLQPNLFRFGASALLADIERQLEHHITGAYSASFRHPMA